Proteins from one Romboutsia sp. CE17 genomic window:
- the pdaA gene encoding delta-lactam-biosynthetic de-N-acetylase: MDKKGFKNYYILGIVLLIFTLLIIPNFSLFSKIKTQISSPELSTQEYNWYFNPREDGKQPTAIEEASFFKKYNSYYVGDPNEKVIYLTFDSGYENGYTNTLLDILKKHNVKAHFFVVETYIKSNPDIIKRMEEEGHLVCNHSKTHPSMASIHDFEKFKAEITSVEEAYKEVTNKDMPKYFRPPMGKFSEESLKYTQDLGYSSIFWSFAYVDWYNDKQPTHEFAKNKIYSRTHPGAIVLLHSNSKTNSEILDEVLTHWKEEGYRLETLDYLVKSTSKN; encoded by the coding sequence GTGGATAAAAAAGGTTTTAAGAATTATTATATATTAGGCATAGTATTACTTATTTTTACGCTTTTAATTATTCCTAACTTCTCTTTGTTTTCTAAGATTAAAACTCAGATATCTTCACCTGAGTTAAGTACACAAGAATATAATTGGTATTTTAACCCTAGAGAAGATGGTAAGCAACCTACAGCAATAGAAGAAGCAAGCTTTTTCAAAAAATATAATTCTTATTATGTAGGAGACCCTAATGAAAAAGTGATATACTTAACATTTGATTCGGGATACGAAAATGGATATACAAATACTCTATTAGATATTCTAAAAAAACATAATGTTAAAGCTCACTTCTTTGTAGTTGAAACTTATATAAAATCAAACCCTGATATTATAAAGCGTATGGAAGAAGAAGGACATTTAGTATGTAATCACTCAAAAACTCATCCTTCTATGGCAAGTATACACGATTTCGAAAAATTCAAAGCTGAAATTACTAGTGTAGAAGAAGCATATAAAGAAGTTACAAATAAAGATATGCCTAAATACTTTAGACCTCCTATGGGTAAATTCAGTGAAGAATCATTAAAATACACTCAAGATTTAGGGTATAGTTCAATATTTTGGAGCTTTGCGTATGTAGACTGGTATAACGATAAACAACCTACTCATGAATTTGCAAAAAATAAGATATACTCTAGAACACATCCTGGTGCAATAGTTTTACTTCATTCTAATTCTAAAACTAATAGCGAAATATTAGATGAGGTTCTTACTCACTGGAAAGAAGAAGGATATAGATTAGAAACACTAGATTATTTAGTTAAGTCAACATCTAAAAATTAA
- a CDS encoding zinc dependent phospholipase C family protein, whose translation MPRAITHYLFSMDCLNLLDKNTQAIIKDNMDMYLLGSQGPNFFNYYNDLAFLNKKNISLLSPLIHNKKTNDFISNMIMYSSNKNTLKALFNNIDFYNISLSYIYGFLSHYALDKHTHPYIYSLQNSLKNKYKHKSNAALHKSIETHIDSLLLFRFNHLKPYEFNDYLNINLSNDDLFVLCDMYSYLLSSVYNKKVSCEDIKKSYITFIKVEKKINSSPTLFSKIYLNIKDKTSKNGFINNKIYFNFKHCVNDLLNESHNKWVNPFSLKSHNYTFDEIYKYSLDYYLDLSKELDLYLNNKSTMINIISKINNKSFLTNQNCDCNFEFKL comes from the coding sequence ATGCCAAGAGCTATAACTCATTATTTATTTTCTATGGATTGTTTAAACCTATTAGATAAAAACACTCAAGCTATTATTAAAGATAATATGGATATGTATTTATTAGGAAGTCAAGGTCCTAATTTTTTTAATTATTACAATGATTTAGCCTTCTTAAATAAAAAAAATATTTCACTTTTAAGTCCACTTATTCATAATAAAAAGACTAACGACTTTATAAGTAATATGATAATGTACTCTTCTAATAAAAACACTTTAAAGGCTTTATTTAATAATATAGATTTTTATAATATATCTCTATCATATATATACGGATTTTTATCTCATTATGCTCTTGATAAGCATACACATCCTTATATATATAGTCTTCAAAATAGTCTAAAGAATAAATATAAGCATAAAAGCAATGCTGCATTACATAAAAGTATAGAAACTCATATAGATAGCTTATTACTTTTTAGATTTAATCATCTAAAACCTTATGAATTTAATGATTATTTAAATATTAATTTGAGTAATGATGATTTATTTGTGCTTTGTGATATGTATAGCTATTTATTAAGTAGCGTTTATAATAAAAAAGTATCTTGTGAAGATATAAAAAAATCATATATCACTTTTATAAAAGTCGAGAAAAAAATAAATTCTTCACCAACTTTATTCTCTAAAATATATTTAAATATAAAAGATAAAACATCTAAAAATGGTTTTATTAATAATAAAATATATTTTAATTTTAAACATTGTGTTAATGATTTACTTAATGAGAGTCATAATAAATGGGTAAATCCATTTTCTCTAAAAAGCCATAACTATACTTTTGATGAAATTTATAAATATAGCCTTGATTATTATTTAGATTTATCAAAAGAGTTAGATCTTTACTTAAATAATAAATCTACTATGATTAATATAATATCTAAAATTAATAATAAGTCCTTTTTAACAAATCAAAATTGTGATTGC